AAGAAGGCCCCCGTCTCCTACTTGGAAACGGGGGCCGTAATCTGGCAATAACCTACTCTCGCGGGACATTGCGTCCAACTACCATCGGCGGCTGAGGGTTTCACGGCCGTGTTCGGAATGGGAACGGGTGGGGCACCTCGCCTATGGTCACCAAAAGTCTGATAAAGCCGACATCCGCCAGATTAAGGGAAGTGGCCAATTAAATTATAAGTCCGATCTCAAGATCAGGAGGTAATACAAGCGCCTAGAACAAGTGCGGCTAAATCTCTTGGGTAATTAGTAATGGTTAGCTCAATGCGTTGCCGCACTTACACATCCATCCTATCGACCTGGTGGTCTACCAGGACCCTTCGGTACCGAAGTACAGGGAAAGTTTATCTTGGGAATAGCTTGGCGCTTAGATGCTTTCAGCGCTTATCTAGTCCGAACTTAGCTACCCGGCGCTACTGCTGACACAATAACCGGAACACCAGCGGTTCGTCATTCCTGGTCCTCTCGTACTAAGAAATGAACCCCTCAACTTTCCTACGCCCACAGCGGATAGAGGACCGAACTGTCTCACGACGTTCTGAACCCAGCTCGCGTACCACTTTAATCGGCGAACAGCCGAACCCTTGGGACCTTCTCCAGCCCCAGGATGTGATGAGCCGACATCGAGGTGCCAAACCCCACCGTCGCTATGAACGCTTGGGTGGGATCAGCCTGTTATCCCTAGCGTACCTTTTGTCCTTTTAGCGATGGCAATTCCATATTCAACCACCGGATCACTTTGGCCTGCTTTCGCAACTGCTCGACTTGTAGGTCTCACAGTAAAGCCCCCTTATACCAATATGCTCTATAGTCTGATTGCCAACCAGACCGAGGGGACCTTCGCAATCCTCCGTTACTCTTTGGGAGGATACCGCCCCAGTAAAACTGACCCGCTAACACTGTCCCACAGCCAGATAATGGCGTGTGGTTAGATACCTAATCAACAAAGGGTGGTATTTCAACAACGACTCCTCCAGGCCCTGAAGCCCAGACTCAAAGTCTCCCACCTATCCTACGCATTGAAAATCAAGTACCAATATCAGCTTACAGTAAAGGTGCAAAGGGTCTTTCCGTCCTGCTGCGGGTAAGCGGCATCTTGACCGCTACTACAATTTCACTGAGCATCTCTCCGAGACAGTGCGCAACTCGTTACACGATTCGTGCGGGTCGGAACTTACCCGACAAGGAATTTCGCTACCTTAGGACCGTTATAGTTACGGCCGACATTCACAGGGGCTTGGGCCCGAAGCTCTCACCTCAGACGTTCACCTTTCTGCATTGGTCACGTGTCACTCCCTATACGTCGTCTTGCGACTTTGCAGAGAGCTGTGTTTTTGCTAAACAGTCGGTTGCGCCTCTTAACTGCGACCCCCCGAAAGGGGCACCCCTTCTACCGAAGATACGGGGCAAATTTGCCGAGTTCCTTAGAGAGATTTAACTCACGCGCCTTAGAATACTCATCCCGGATACCTGTGTCGGTTTGCGGTACGGGCCACCTATGCACTAACAACGAAGCTTTTCCTGGAAGCCTGGTATCGCCGGATCCCCATCAGCCGTAGCGTCTGGGTCCTTACGGTTTTCAGCCTTAACGAGAAGCGGATTTGCCTACTTCTCAGCCTACGACCTTCGACTGGGACAATCATCACCCAGCCCGGCTAACCTTCTCCGTCACTCCGAAGATCAAACATACATAAGCGGGTACAGGAATATTAACCTGTTGTGCATCGACTACTGCTTACGCCCTCGCCTTAGCTCCCGACTAACCCTGGGCGGACGAACCTTCCCCAGGAAACCTTATCCTTACGGCGAACAGGATTTTAACCTGTTTTATCGTTACTCATGCCTACATTCTCACTTCCAACCGGTCCAGGGTCGCTTGCCGCTTCCCCTTCACTCCTGTTGGAACGCTTTCCTACCAAACAGCATTGCTGCTGAGTCCTAGACTTCGGTACATCGTTTGAGTCCCGATCATTTTCGGCGCAGATTCACTCGATGAGTCAGCTATTACGCACTGTTTAAATGGTGGCTGCCTCTAAGCCAACATCCTCATTGTCTGTGTAAATCCACATCCTTCTCCACTGAACGATGTTTAGGGACCTTAGTCGTAGGTCTGGGTTGTTGCCCTCTCGACAACGGACGTTATCACCCGCTGTCTGACTGCTGTGCTACACCTCTCGGCATTCGGAGTTTGATTGGGGTTGGTAACCGGGTATGGCCCCTAGCCCATTCAGTGCTCTACCTCCGAGAGTCAGCGCACAACGCTATACCTAAATATATTTCGGAAAGAACCAGCTATCACGGGGTTTGATTAGTCTTTCGCTCCAAACCACAGCTCATCGGAACACTTCTCAAGGTATATCCGTTCGGTCCTCCACTTCATTTTACTGAAGCTTCAACCTGGCCATGGTTAGATCACCTCCGCTTCGGGTCTTATGCAAGCAACTCGAGCGCCCTATTCAGACTCGCTTTCGCTGCGCCTCCGTATCGTTGATACTTAGGCTTGCTACGTGCATAAACTCGTAGGCTCATTATGCAAAAGGCAGGCGGTCACCCCACAAGTGGGCTCCCACTGACTTGTCTGCTATTAGTTTCAGTTTCTATTTCACTCCCCTAACAGGGGTACTTTTCACCTTTCCCTCACGGTACTAGTTCACTATCGGTCATCAGCGAGTATTTAGCCTTACGCAATGGTCTGCGCAGATTCACACCGGGTTTCACGTGTCCGGTGCTACTCAGGGTACCAGTAGGATGGAAAACGATTTCGCATACGGGGCTGTCACCCTCTGTGGCGGAACTTTCCAGTACCTTCCGCTATCGTTAACTTCTCCACGACCTGGCCCTACAACCCCCAAAGGATAAATCCTTCAGGTTTGGGCTGATCCGCTTTCGCTCGCCGCTACTTACGGAATCGATTCTCTTTCTATTCCTCCGCTTACTGAGATGTTTCACTTCGGCGGGTATCGCTCAACCTTTCCTATGTGTTCAGAAAGGAGTAACATGGTGTTACCCATGCTGGGTTGCCCCATTCGGAAATCCCCGGGTCAAAGCGTATTTGCCGCTGACCGAGGCTTATCGCAGCTTATCACGTCCTTCATCGCCTGCTGATGCCAAGGCATCCACTAATAGCATTGAGTAATTTAGCCGCTGTCTATATTCTAGACGCTTGTATTACCTTCTATATATTATAGAATAAAATTTATTTGAGATCTGACTTTCAAAGAACGGGAAGCTTTCATTTCCTACATCCAAAATTCACTTAGCGTATCCATAAAAATGGTGGTCCCAGGTGGACTCGAACCACCGACCCTCGCGTTATCAACACGATGCTCTAACCAACTGAGCTATGGGACCGTGTCGACTCGCCTCTCGCGGTTCGCTGACCTATCTACCTAAACCACCGAAGTGGTGGAGCCAGACGGGATCGAACCGACGACCTCCTGAATGCAAATCAGGCGCTCTTCCAACTGAGCTATGGCCCCGAGTATTCGGTCGATAAGTGAAAATGAACTGTATAAAGAACAGGGAAATTTATTTAGCGTGACCAACTGTAACCAGACCCCGATTGCTCGGAGCCTTTCGACCATATCTGTGTGTTGCTTACCTATATCGCTATAGATTAGCCAGATTCTCCTTAGAAAGGAGGTGATCCAGCCGCTGGTTCCCCAACGGCTACCTTGTTACGACTTCGTTCCAGTTACCAGCCTCACCTTAGGACATCGCCTCCCTTGCGGGTTAGCTAACATACTTCGGGCAAAACCGGCTTCCATAACGTGACGGGCGGTGTGTACAAGGCCTGGGAACGTATTCACGGCGCCATAGCTGATGCGCCATTACTAGCGATTCCAACTTCATGGAGTCGAGTTGCAGACTCCAATCTGAACTGGGCCCGGCTTTAAGGATTTGCTCCACCTCGCGGTATCGCGTCCCTCTGTACCGGGCATTGTAGCACGTGTGCAGCCCTAGACGTAAGGGCCATACTGACTTGACGTCGTCCCCACCTTCCCACTCTCAGAGAGAGTTTGTCCCACTAGAGTCCCCAACTAAATGCTGGCAACTAGTGGCAGGGGTTGCGCTCGTTGCTGGACTTAACCAAACATCTCACGACACGAGCTGACGACAGCCATGCAGCACCTGTGCAGCGGCTCCGAAGAGAAAGGGCATCTCTGCCCCGGTCCACTGCATGTCAAGCCTAGGTAAGGTTCTTCGCGTTGCATCGAATTAAGCCACATGCTCCACCGCTTGTGCAGGCCCCCGTCAATTCCTTTGAGTTTTAGCCTTGCGGCCGTAGTCCTCAGGCGGTACACTTATCGCGTTAGCTTGAGCTCCGAGACGGTCGAATGTCCCGAAACCTAGTGTACAACGTTTACGGCATGGACTACAGGGGTATCTAATCCCTTTCGCTCCCCATGCTTTCGAGCCTGAGCGTCAGTAATCGTCCAGTAAGCTGCCTTCGCCATTGGTGTTCCTCCAGATATCTACGCATTTCACTGCTACACCTGGAATTCCGCTTACCTCTCCGATACTCTAGCCAGATAGTTTCAAAGGCAGTTCTACAGTTAAGCTGCAGTATTTCACCTCTGACACACCTGGCCGCCTGCGCTCCCTTTACGCCCAGTGAATCCGAATAACGCTTGGAGTCTCTGTATTACCGCGGCTGCTGGCACAGAGTTAGCCACTCCTTCCTCTCCAAGTTACATCAGGCAGCCGGGTATTAACCGGCTACGGTTTATCCTTGGTGACAGGGGTTTACAACCCGAAGGCCTTCATCCCCCACGCGGCGTTGCTCCATCAGGCTTTCGCCCATTGTGAAAGATTCGAAACTGCTGCCACCCGTAGGTGTCTGGACCGTGTCTAAGTTCCAGTGTGGCTGATCATCCTCTCAGACCAGCTACCCGTCTTAGCCTTGGTGAGCCGTTACCTCACCAACAAGCTGATAGGCCGCAAAGCCCTCCCTATGCGCCAGGCCCGAAGGTCCCCGGCTTTAGTGTACTCTTCATGAGAAGAGAGACCACATGCGGTATTAATTCACCTTTCGGTGAGCTATCCCCCACATAAGGGTAGGTTCTTTACGTGTTACGCACCCGTTCGCCACTCTCATGTCTAATTAGCAAGCTAGCTAGACAATCCCGTTCGACTTGCATGTCTGAACCACGCCGCCAGCGTTCATTCTGAGCCAGGATCAAACTCTCCGAAAAAGAGAGTTCATGAATCCATGGATTCTTGAACTACGCTGACAAACTTTCATTTGTCATGTTTTAATAGAATTGATTGGGGTCACAATCAATCACGCTAAATAAATTTCAAAGAACACTCCGAAAAACGGAGGAAAGAGACCATTCACTCAAAAACGTTTTATCCGGTCAAGAATTTATCTCAACTTTCTTTCGTTTTCCCGAAGCCTCGCGGCGTTTCGGTGATGTTTAATGAACGGAGGCCGAACACTGTACCTTCCGTTTCGCGAATCAAGCCTTTTGTTAGACTTTCTTCATTTATTTTAACCAGCAAATGAGCGGGATAAAATGAATACGGATTTAAAGAACAGAGGCCCGGACCATGCCAGTGAACATTTAAGAATCAAGCAGTTTTTTGAGCTTTTTTCTTCCACTAACTAAGGCGGCCTTAAATCAGAAGAATAAGTGAATTAAAGAACAGAAGAAGCCGGGACAGTGCACTTAGAAGCGTCATGTTCAAGACGTTTTTTTGTTTTTTCAGCAGTCTCCAAACTCTCTTAGAGATCCACCAAACATGAAAGAAACGCCTCGGTACGGCTCTCAAAATAACGAGCCGCGAAAGGATCCGAAACGAAGACGTAACACAAGAGAAAAGTCCAAAACACCTCATCTTTTAGTGAGTCTGACCAGGAACAGTACCGTCCTTCCAAATCGAACTAATAGGTCCCATCAAGACTTTCGAAAACTGGACCTATTATATCTAGTTGCATGGACCTAGGGTAATCGAAGCGTTAATATCTCTCGCCAAGGCCATTTTTTCCAACAAAGTCACAGGGTCGCAATTGCGGCACAACTCACTAGACAGTTGCAAGTTAATCAAAAGGGCATAACAGACGCACCTTCATTACATAGAGAACAATCAACCCTCAGAGCTTTGGACATCAAAGAAATAAAGCAAATCGTCGACCTAATGAAGCGAGCTGACCTCACTGAATTCGCGGTCGAGGAAGAATCATTTAAACTGCAGATCAAGCGTGCGACAGAAGCACCGGCTCAGCCACAAATCGTCAGCTATGCAGCGCCGGCACCTCAATCACCGGCCGCAACAGCAGCGCCCTCTCCTGCCGCAGCACCAGCCGAAGCCCCAGCTCCGACCGAGGACAACTCGACTTACATCACGTCTCCCATGGTCGGCACCTTCTACTCCTCACCTTCACCCGAGAGCCCTACCTTCGTGAAGGCAGGAGATTCAGTGAAGGCGGACAGCGTCGTTTGCATTATCGAAGCGATGAAGATCATGAACGAAATCCAAGCTGAAACGACGGGTACAGTCGTGGAAGCACTCGTAGAAAACGGTCAGCCGGTCGAATTCGGACAAAAGTTGTTTCGCCTTTCCTAGCCCAAGCCCAACCCCGCAAGCAGCTCGGCTAGCCTGACGAAACTGCTCACGCGAACACAGCTTAAAAACATTCCCTCAATCAACTTTGCAGAATGCAGAAAGTATTAATCGCAAACCGCGGTGAGATCGCCCTTCGAATCGTTCGAGCCTGCCGAGAGCTAGGAATAAAGTCCCTCGCTGTCTACTCAGAGGCCGATATCGAATCCCTACACGTTCAATTAGCAGACGAAGCAATCTGCATCGGTAAAGCTCCCGGCTCGGAAAGCTACCTGAAAGCCGACAGAATTCTGAGTGCTGCCGAAATCGCGGACGTAGACGCAATCCACCCTGGATACGGCTTCTTGTCTGAAAACGCAGACTTCGCCGAACAGTGCGAGTCATGCAACATCAAGTTCATCGGCCCTTCCTCCGAATCGATCCGCAAAATGGGCGATAAGGCGATCGCAAAAGACACTGTAAAGGCCGCAGGCGTTCCAGTCGTGGAGGGTAGCGACGGCATACTTGAGAGCGAAGAGGAGGCTGTCGATACCGCTCAGCGTATTGGATACCCAGTAATAATCAAAGCAGTCGCCGGCGGCGGAGGCCGAGGTATGCGAGTCGCCCACAACGACGTATCCCTCCGCAAAGAATTTTACGTGGCAAGCAGCGAGGCCGAAAAAGCTTTCGGCAACGGTGCGGTTTATGTGGAAAAATACATCCAGAACCCACGCCACATCGAATTTCAGGTGCTTGCGGACCGCCATGGCAAAGTGTTGCACCTCGGAGAAAGAGACTGCTCGGTTCAACGCCGACACCAGAAACTAATCGAAGAGGCCCCCTCCCCTTTCCTAAC
This genomic interval from Pelagicoccus albus contains the following:
- the accB gene encoding acetyl-CoA carboxylase biotin carboxyl carrier protein, producing MDIKEIKQIVDLMKRADLTEFAVEEESFKLQIKRATEAPAQPQIVSYAAPAPQSPAATAAPSPAAAPAEAPAPTEDNSTYITSPMVGTFYSSPSPESPTFVKAGDSVKADSVVCIIEAMKIMNEIQAETTGTVVEALVENGQPVEFGQKLFRLS
- the accC gene encoding acetyl-CoA carboxylase biotin carboxylase subunit, which produces MQKVLIANRGEIALRIVRACRELGIKSLAVYSEADIESLHVQLADEAICIGKAPGSESYLKADRILSAAEIADVDAIHPGYGFLSENADFAEQCESCNIKFIGPSSESIRKMGDKAIAKDTVKAAGVPVVEGSDGILESEEEAVDTAQRIGYPVIIKAVAGGGGRGMRVAHNDVSLRKEFYVASSEAEKAFGNGAVYVEKYIQNPRHIEFQVLADRHGKVLHLGERDCSVQRRHQKLIEEAPSPFLTPELRKKMGDSAVKATRAANYEGAGTIEFLVDEDGSYYFLEMNTRIQVEHPVTEEVTGIDLIKQQLLIAQGEAITFNQEDITFEKHAIECRINAEDPSNNFMPSPGCIDLYYAPGGHGVRVDSHAYGGYIIPPYYDSMIGKLITYGATREVAIQRMYRALDEYLIRGIKTTIPLQKAIISHPDFRDGKATTKFMEDFMAHKPKFD